A single window of Gimesia chilikensis DNA harbors:
- a CDS encoding FadR/GntR family transcriptional regulator, whose product MAAETSIQLTQSDELAERIRARIQDERLTDGAFFMTEADLAEEYDVSRTVAREAVSRLVAIGLLEARKRLGLIVRRPDPLRLLQLGLPSLFDSDQDIAELSMLRYVVEMGAVDLAIRNGSDEQCQQLCELAQEMETDIRSQRPEKISELDIAFHSLLLQMTSSTLIAGMQRVLVNFFDTAYQDYQSDAATGERMIWEHQELAAAIRDRDSNRARTMMQMQSRFWLDQKPTDSK is encoded by the coding sequence ATGGCGGCCGAAACCAGTATCCAGTTGACCCAGTCTGATGAGCTCGCCGAGCGGATTCGGGCCCGTATTCAGGACGAACGGCTCACCGACGGGGCCTTTTTCATGACCGAAGCGGACCTCGCGGAAGAGTACGACGTTTCGCGAACCGTTGCCCGGGAAGCCGTCAGTCGGCTGGTAGCCATCGGTCTGCTCGAAGCCCGCAAACGGCTGGGGCTGATTGTCAGACGCCCCGATCCGCTCCGTCTGCTGCAACTGGGACTGCCCTCCTTATTCGACTCCGATCAGGATATCGCCGAACTGTCGATGCTGCGATACGTAGTAGAGATGGGGGCCGTCGACCTGGCCATCCGCAACGGCAGCGACGAACAGTGCCAGCAGCTTTGTGAACTGGCCCAGGAGATGGAGACCGACATTCGCAGTCAACGGCCCGAGAAGATTTCCGAACTGGATATCGCCTTTCACTCGCTGCTGCTGCAGATGACATCGTCCACATTGATCGCCGGCATGCAGCGGGTGCTGGTCAACTTCTTTGATACGGCCTATCAGGATTACCAATCCGATGCGGCGACCGGCGAACGGATGATCTGGGAGCACCAGGAACTCGCTGCCGCCATCCGTGATCGTGATTCGAACCGGGCTCGCACCATGATGCAGATGCAGTCCCGCTTCTGGCTGGATCAGAAACCAACAGACTCAAAATAA
- a CDS encoding RraA family protein, with protein sequence MSALPDLTELQQFDTPTICNAIELFEVRPRTAGYMQREIAACFPELPPMVGYAATATFRSSAPPAADIDPGVSARLISSFAELPGPAIVVFQDLDDPPAGATFGDGMCLTYKTFGAVGLITSGAARDIDNVRLLDFPCFSHGIMCGHGYCHFEEAGIPVEVGGLTIRPGDLLHGDCNGVVTIPQEIAAAVPYACAEYLKYEAIVLDPLREGRANLEHHQETIREMQARLAELKRELKTMIAPSEADS encoded by the coding sequence ATGTCTGCATTACCTGACCTGACTGAGCTACAGCAGTTTGATACGCCAACGATCTGCAACGCAATTGAGCTGTTTGAGGTGCGACCGCGGACCGCGGGCTACATGCAGCGTGAGATCGCAGCCTGCTTTCCGGAGCTGCCTCCCATGGTTGGTTATGCGGCGACCGCGACGTTTCGTTCTTCCGCGCCACCTGCAGCAGACATCGATCCCGGCGTGTCTGCGCGGCTGATCAGTTCGTTCGCAGAACTACCCGGTCCAGCGATTGTCGTCTTCCAGGATCTGGACGATCCCCCCGCGGGAGCCACGTTCGGGGACGGAATGTGCCTGACGTACAAAACCTTTGGAGCGGTCGGTCTGATCACTTCGGGGGCCGCCCGGGATATCGATAATGTCAGACTACTCGACTTCCCCTGTTTCAGTCACGGGATCATGTGCGGTCACGGTTACTGTCATTTCGAAGAGGCCGGTATTCCCGTGGAGGTCGGCGGCTTGACCATCCGGCCCGGTGATCTGCTGCACGGCGACTGTAATGGTGTTGTAACGATCCCGCAAGAAATCGCAGCGGCAGTGCCTTATGCCTGTGCCGAGTATCTCAAGTACGAAGCGATCGTTTTAGATCCACTCCGCGAGGGACGGGCCAACCTGGAACATCACCAGGAGACGATCCGCGAGATGCAGGCCCGCCTGGCTGAACTGAAGCGCGAACTGAAAACAATGATCGCACCATCAGAGGCGGATTCCTGA